The nucleotide sequence GAGGCGCTGTCGCCCTGCACGCCGCTCGGCTGCATCATCCTGACCAAGAGCGTGCACGCTTCGCTCGAGGGCCTGAACGCCATCGTCATCGGCCGTTCCAACCTGGTCGGCCGTCCGCTGGTGCAGTTGCTGCTGAATCAGAACGCCACGGTGACGATCGCGCATTCGCGCTCGCGCGACCTGCCCGGGCTCGTGAAACGCGCAGATCTCGTCTATGCCGCGGTGGGCCGCCCCGAAATGGTGCGCGGGGACTGGCTGAAGCCGGGTGCGACCGTGATCGACGTCGGCATCAACCGCCTCCCGAAGGATGACGGCAAGACCCGCCTCGTCGGTGATGTTGCCTATCAGGAAGCGCTCGCGGTTGCCGGCGCGATCACACCGGTGCCGGGCGGCGTCGGCCAGATGACGGTCGCCTGCCTTCTGGTGAACACGTTGCGCGCGGCCTGTGCGATCGCAGGCCTGCCGAAGCCGGCGGTTTGAAGCTGTCATTCCGGGGCGGTGCGAAGCACC is from Bradyrhizobium sp. ISRA430 and encodes:
- the folD gene encoding bifunctional methylenetetrahydrofolate dehydrogenase/methenyltetrahydrofolate cyclohydrolase FolD, with protein sequence MTAKIIDGKVIAAELRGRVADEVARVKREHNLVPGLAVVLVGNDPASEVYVRSKHTQTQAAGMASFEHKLPADVSQADLLALVAKLNRDPAVHGILVQLPLPKGLNTEAVINAIDPAKDVDGLHPNNAGRLAGGFEALSPCTPLGCIILTKSVHASLEGLNAIVIGRSNLVGRPLVQLLLNQNATVTIAHSRSRDLPGLVKRADLVYAAVGRPEMVRGDWLKPGATVIDVGINRLPKDDGKTRLVGDVAYQEALAVAGAITPVPGGVGQMTVACLLVNTLRAACAIAGLPKPAV